In one Panulirus ornatus isolate Po-2019 chromosome 25, ASM3632096v1, whole genome shotgun sequence genomic region, the following are encoded:
- the LOC139757308 gene encoding DNA repair protein XRCC2-like: MASPESAGNRITSTVNAVESESGLALLARLGNRPSLVDLDPCLFPGGPQAGDVIEVTGNRNCGKSLLCLRLVVAVLLPQIWKGFNVGGCGGGVIYVDSDLHFNILHLENMMQRRIKKVLKMCKDAMKKKKLGHDIDERLIDDGKEVQEILHSDKTSLKVKIDKLVRESLKSFLYLKCTDSSQFAITLMSMDELIMNKTSVSLIIIDSISAFYWYDRSYRAETWYKLEQYYSRIFKVFLGHVKKHKLVLLSTRQSLFQKRSVQDDCQSKYLHQLEEEELEEGLTEYEYMGREWASHVTCRIYLSMLNPGDMSVSKSDWEPRNEVNEKSSVSITGLVKSGSDKRSLESVVMLNSDRQMYSAEVTKKGKKIKLVFTVHEDGLRWRTPS, from the exons ATGGCAAGCCCAGAGTCTGCAGGAAATa GGATCACTTCAACGGTGAATGCTGTGGAAAGTGAGTCAGGCTTGGCCCTTTTAGCTCGACTTGGGAATCGACCCAGTTTAGTTGACCTTGATCCTTGTCTGTTCCCGGGAGGTCCCCAGGCAGGTGATGTGATAGAGGTCACTGGTAACAGAAACTGTGGCAAATCATTGCTTTGCCTTCGTCTTGTAGTTGCAGTGCTTCTACCCCAGATATGGAAAGGTTTTAATGTTGGAGGCTGTGGTGGCGGAGTGATTTATGTGGATAGTGATTTGCACTTCAATATTCTACACTTagaaaatatgatgcaaaggagaaTCAAGAAAGTTCTTAAAATGTGTAAAGAtgccatgaaaaagaaaaaactgggaCATGATATTGATGAGCGATTGATTGATGATGGTAAAGAAGTGCAAGAAATCCTTCATTCTGACAAGACAAGTTTGAAGGTTAAAATAGACAAGTTAGTTAGAGAGTCTTTAAAATCATTCCTTTACTTAAAGTGCACTGACAGTTCTCAGTTTGCTATTACACTGATGTCTATGGATGAACTTATAATGAACAAAACTAGTGTTTCTTTAATTATAATTGATAGCATCTCTGCCTTTTATTGGTATGATCGATCTTATAGAGCTGAAACTTGGTATAAGCTTGAACAGTATTACAGTAGAATATTTAAAGTGTTTCTTGGTCATGTCAAAAAACACAAGCTGGTGTTATTGTCCACACGACagtcacttttccaaaagagatcTGTGCAAGATGATTGCCAAAGCAAATATCTCCAtcaattggaggaggaggaattagaAGAAGGCTTAACTGAGTATGAGTATATGGGAAGGGAGTGGGCTAGTCATGTTACTTGTCGGATTTACTTGTCCATGCTAAATCCTGGTGATATGTCAGTCTCAAAGTCTGACTGGGAGCCCAgaaatgaagtaaatgaaaaatCATCAGTTTCAATAACAGGTTTGGTAAAAAGTGGTAGTGACAAAAGGAGTCTTGAAAGTGTAGTAATGCTGAATAGTGACAGACAGATGTACTCAGCAGAAGTGACAAAGAAGGGCAAAAAAATAAAGCTAGTATTCACAGTTCATGAAGATGGACTAAGATGGAGAACACCTTCGTAA